The following are encoded together in the Lactuca sativa cultivar Salinas chromosome 1, Lsat_Salinas_v11, whole genome shotgun sequence genome:
- the LOC128127356 gene encoding uncharacterized protein LOC128127356 has product MALVLRFVNSQGVVVERFIGIKHVSDTSALCLKATIYSFLTECGLSPHRIRGQGYDGASNMNGAFNGLKTLIMKEVKSAHYIHCFAHQLQLALVFVAKNHPDINDFFDLISRLLNMLGSSYKRRDNLREKQTTKVVEALAASEIQSGTGLNQEVGIKRPCDTRWGSHFGSLLNIKRTYSSICEVLEDIKVNGYCQDHRGEARRLLRDYK; this is encoded by the exons ATGGCATTGGTTTTGCGGTTCGTAAATAGTCAAGGAGTTGTTGTAGAGAGGTTTATTGGCATAAAACATGTCAGTGATACTTCGGCTTTGTGTCTAAAGGCGACTATTTATTCTTTTTTGACAGAATGTGGATTAAGTCCACATAGAATTCGAGGACAAGGTTATGATGGAGCTAGTAACATGAACGGTGCATTTAATGGATTGAAGACACTAATTATGAAAGAAGTGAAATCTGCacattatattcattgttttgctcATCAGTTACAGTTAGCACTTGTGTTTGTTGCAAAGAATCATCCTGACATCAATGACTTTTTTGATTTGATTTCTCGTTTGTTAAACATGCTTGGTTCTTCCTATAAACGTCGAGACAACTTAAGAGAGAAACAAACAACAAAAGTGGTGGAAGCATTGGCTGCAA gTGAAATTCAAAGTGGTACAGGTTTGAATCAAGAAGTCGGTATCAAACGACCTTGTGATACTCGTTGGGGTTCTCATTTTGGTTCACTCTTAAATATCAAGAGAACGTATTCTTCAATTTGTGAAGTACTTGAAGACATTAAAGTTAATGGTTACTGTCAAGATCATAGAGGGGAAGCACGTCGTCTCTTGAG GGATTACAAATGA